One Aquarana catesbeiana isolate 2022-GZ linkage group LG06, ASM4218655v1, whole genome shotgun sequence genomic region harbors:
- the LOC141147381 gene encoding taste receptor type 2 member 40-like — MSLLQIILLPIHVLESLLSFYFNFYIVVFHVRRLRNGMKLNPSSLLQLVMGATNISMRGTMLGSLISSWFPTYHDIRLFYIFIFIVPYHLQFSYWLIAWLCTYYFTTITNIRHQIFIWMKRTLNSFLPHLLFLSAVVSLILPVQSVWSIHIQISDDNSTLSSILPKFHLSKPDSIVLLIICLCSFLPFLVTLGSLVVTMSSLFIHIWKVKKNDSGFAPPNLQAHVSAVRTMISFLLLSVLVNVAEIVKTAATGLLCQSFQLIIFLTVTAFALAEAAIIIQSSRKLKKAFPQMFCVGRFMGGQN; from the coding sequence ATGTCGCTACTACAGATTATCTTGCTGCCCATCCACGTCTTAGAAAGCCTTCTGTCCTTTTACTTCAACTTCTACATTGTGGTCTTCCACGTGAGAAGACTCAGGAATGGGATGAAGCTGAACCCTTCCAGCCTCCTCCAGCTGGTCATGGGAGCCACTAACATCAGCATGCGAGGAACGATGCTCGGGAGTTTAATTTCTTCATGGTTCCCTACTTATCATGATATAAGGTTGTTCTATATATTCATCTTTATAGTCCCTTACCACTTACAGTTCAGCTATTGGCTCATTGCCTGGCTCTGCACCTATTACTTCACCACCATCACCAACATCAGACACCAAATCTTTATCTGGATGAAGAGGACCCTTAACTCCTTCTTGCCTCACCTGCTTTTCCTCTCCGCGGTTGTGTCTTTAATCCTGCCTGTCCAGTCAGTCTGGTCTATTCACATCCAAATCTCCGATGACAACTCCACCCTCAGCTCCATTTTACCCAAATTTCATCTATCCAAACCTGACTCCATTGTATTATTGATTATCTGTCTCTGTTCCTTTCTGCCCTTCCTGGTGACCCTCGGCTCCCTCGTGGTGACCATGTCCTCTCTGTTCATACATATCTGGAAGGTGAAGAAGAATGACTCGGGATTTGCTCCTCCAAACCTCCAGGCTCATGTCAGCGCTGTGAGAACCATGATATCATTTCTTCTACTTTCTGTCCTCGTCAATGTTGCTGAGATCGTTAAAACTGCGGCAACAGGTTTGCTCTGCCAATCTTTCCAACTGATCATCTTTCTAACGGTCACTGCCTTTGCTTTGGCAGAAGCCGCCATTATTATCCAGTCCAGCCGCAAGCTGAAGAAGGCGTTTCCACAAATGTTCTGTGTTGGAAGATTTATGGGAGGCCAGAACTAA